A DNA window from Candidatus Omnitrophota bacterium contains the following coding sequences:
- a CDS encoding diguanylate cyclase, whose translation MIKKLKKQLFNFTILPIFAIFIFLVVFFVYATKFNQQFFVVILVTQLVALIFLISFRNKFLQQKTIYDLQEEEYLENINLLCSQAEKEDFNRESLRGRFEDYSKLKTLAEKLSLSATRLDAANILTEQADELIGKNDATAVLYLRDLETGEPSMISSIHNKIKMNIKSKKGDYFDRWVFKKLKPLLVEDAKSDFRFDVSHSFSEDEEREKRSLISVPLILGDKVLGVLRLDSPNERRFSTEDLRFLSRIGDLGSVAMESAHLYERIQDLAVKDSLTGLYLRRFLMDRLNAEFPRELRHKSDLSLLVIDLDNFKKYNDEFGHIAGDIVLKKVSEHLVDVFNSPGDIVCRYGGEEFVVMLPDCTKMQAKELAEDLRKRIEGTEILLRREKTKVTVSIGIASFPADAQMKEELIHKADQAMYQAKQRGRNKVCLS comes from the coding sequence TTGATCAAGAAACTGAAAAAACAATTATTTAATTTCACAATACTTCCAATCTTTGCGATTTTTATCTTTTTGGTTGTTTTCTTCGTTTATGCTACAAAATTTAATCAACAGTTTTTCGTTGTTATTTTAGTAACACAGCTTGTTGCCCTCATTTTTTTAATTTCTTTCCGAAATAAATTCTTACAACAAAAGACTATTTATGATTTGCAGGAAGAAGAATATTTAGAAAATATTAATCTTTTATGCTCGCAGGCCGAAAAAGAAGATTTTAATAGAGAGTCGCTCCGAGGACGTTTTGAGGATTATTCGAAGTTAAAAACCTTAGCCGAAAAATTAAGCTTAAGCGCAACACGGCTTGATGCGGCTAATATTTTAACTGAACAAGCTGATGAGTTGATTGGAAAGAATGATGCGACAGCTGTTCTTTACCTTCGAGACTTAGAAACGGGTGAACCGTCGATGATTTCTTCGATTCATAATAAAATAAAAATGAATATTAAATCAAAAAAAGGGGATTATTTTGATCGTTGGGTTTTTAAGAAGTTAAAACCTTTATTAGTTGAAGATGCTAAAAGTGATTTTAGATTTGATGTGTCGCATAGCTTTTCCGAGGATGAAGAAAGAGAAAAAAGGTCGTTGATTTCTGTTCCGCTTATTTTAGGTGATAAAGTTCTTGGCGTTTTGCGTCTTGACAGTCCAAATGAAAGAAGATTTTCAACAGAAGATTTGCGATTTTTATCTCGCATTGGCGATTTAGGTTCTGTGGCGATGGAAAGTGCGCATTTATATGAACGGATTCAAGATTTGGCAGTTAAAGATAGTTTGACTGGGCTTTATTTAAGAAGATTTCTGATGGATCGATTAAACGCAGAGTTTCCGAGAGAGTTGCGGCATAAATCTGATTTATCTCTTTTAGTTATTGATTTAGATAACTTTAAGAAATACAACGATGAGTTTGGCCATATTGCCGGAGATATTGTGCTCAAAAAAGTAAGCGAGCATTTGGTTGATGTCTTTAATAGTCCTGGAGATATTGTTTGTCGATACGGTGGAGAAGAATTTGTTGTGATGCTGCCTGATTGTACAAAAATGCAAGCTAAAGAATTAGCCGAAGATTTGAGGAAAAGAATAGAAGGAACAGAAATTCTTTTGAGACGGGAAAAAACAAAGGTAACGGTTTCAATTGGAATTGCTTCGTTTCCGGCGGATGCACAAATGAAGGAAGAATTAATTCATAAAGCAGACCAGGCGATGTATCAAGCAAAACAAAGAGGACGAAATAAAGTATGTTTATCTTAA